In Bogoriella caseilytica, the genomic window AGGTGTCTCGTCATGAGATGGCGTCACCCCCCGCAGGGGTGAGCCCCACAGCACGACAGCCCGTCTCGGTGGCTCCCGCGCTCCCCGTTGGGCACCACCAGTTGCCCGCTGCCCACCACAGCGTTGACCTGCGCGCGGTGCGCCTCGATCCCCTCGGTCCGCTGGGTGGCTGGCAGCGCAAGAACGCGGACGCCACGATCCCGCACTGCATCGACCAGCTGGAGGACTCCGGCGTGCTGGACAACTTCCGGCGCGTGATCGGCGAGTCCGGAGCGGCCTACCGAGGTTTCGTCTTCGCCGACTCCGATCTGTACAAGGTGATCGAAGCCGTGGCATGGGAGATCGGGCGCAGTGGCAGCGATCGCTGGAACCCCTGGCTCGACGAGGTCATCGGTCTCGTCGCCCGGGTGCAGGAACCCAGCGGGTACGTCATGACCTGGATCCAGGGTGTGCATCCGGAGAAGAAGTTCGCGGAACTCGAGTGGACGCACGAGATGTACGTCCTCGGCCACATGGTCCAGGCCGCGATCGCCCTCGATCGCGTGGCAGGGCGCAGCGACCTGCTCGAGCTTGCCCAGCGCTTCGTGGATCTGATCGACCGTCGCTTCGGTCCGGGGCGCGAGCAAGGCATCTGCGGTCACCCCGAGATCGAGACCGCTCTGATCGAGCTCTACCGCCACACCCGCGAACGGCGCTACCTCGAACTGGCCGAGCGCATGATCGACCTGCGCGGCGTGGGACTGCTCACGGTCGGCGGTCTGGGACCGCGCTACTTCCAGGACCATGCTCCGGTCCGTGAGGCGCGCGATGCTACTGGACACGCAGTCCGGCAGCTCTACCTCAACGCCGGCGTCACCGACCTCTATCTGGAGACCGGCGAGACGGCCTTGTGGGAGGCGATGGAGGCGCAGTGGGAGAGCGCCCACCACCGCAAGATGTATCTCACAGGAGCCTTTGGTTCGCGCCACCGCGATGAGGCCTTCGGTGACGATTATGAGCTTCCCTCCGACCGGGCCTACGCGGAGACCTGCGCGACGATCGCGGACATCCACTGGAACTGGCGGATGCTGCTCGCGTCGGGTGAGGCGCGCTACGCGGAGATGATCGAGCGCGAGGTGCACAACGCGCTGGCGGCCTCCGTCGATGCTTCCGGCACCAGGTTCTTCTATGCCAACCCGCTCCAGCTGCGCCCCGACCGCCAGTCCGAGGTCAACGCGCCGCGTGAGCGCCAGGGGTGGTACGAGTGCGCCTGCTGCCCGCCCAACATCGCCCGGGTGCTCGCGCAGCTCGGCGCCTACGTAGCCTCCGCGACCCGTGATGGTCTTGCCCTGCATCTCTACGCCGCAGGAGAGATTGATCTGCCGGACCACCTCGGCCACGGCGTGGTCCGTGTCGAGACGGAATACCCGGCAACAGGAACGATCCGCCTCACCCTGGAGGGTGAGACCGCGGACGGGGCGGTCCTGATGGCGCGGATCCCGAGCTGGTCGTCGTGGGTGCGGGTCAATGGTGACGATGTTGCTGCCGACAGCGACGGCTACCTCCGGTTGCCACTGGCTGATCTCACCGGCGGTGTCACCCTTGACCTCGACGTCACTCCGCGATGGACCCAGGCCCACCACCGCATCGACGCCGTTCGCGGATGTGTGGCGCTCGAGCGCGGTCCGGTCGTGTACTGCGTGGAACAGGTCGATGTGCCCGGGGCCTCGGTCGATGACCTCAGCATCGACCTGTCGCGCCCGCTCTCGCCAGCGGAAATCGACGGCACTCCGGCGTTGAGCTTCCGGGCCTCCGTCCACGCATCGGGCGTGGTGCCCTACTCGCCGGCAACGGCGTCCCCCAGCTCCCAGGCCGAGGAGGTCATGGTGACCGCTGTGCCCTTCTCCACCTGGGGAAACCGTCAGGCAACCGCCATGCGGGTGTGGTTGCCGACAACCTGACCGCGCGGCAGTGACGCCGCACGGCGACCACTCAAGGAGGAGTGATGACAGGCAAGCCAGTACGCAGAGCCCAGAGCTATGTCGCCGCAGCGGCAGTGCTCGCCCTGGGCCTCGCGGCATGTAGTGGCAACGGTGGCGACGACTCGGGTGGCGGATCCGGATCGGGTGGGGACGACGTCCTCAACGTTCTCGTCCTCAAGCACGCGCTGACCGGCCCCATGGAGGGGATGCAGTGGGTCAGCGAGCTGGAAGAGCAGGCTGACGTCAGCATTCGTTGGGAGGAGATCTCCGCGGACTGGGACCAGGCGAAGTCGACCATGCTGGCCGCTGGTGACATCCCCGATCTGATCGTGGGCACCAACGCCATCACCGACTCGGATCTGTCCACCTTCACCGGTCTGTTCGAGGACCTCAGTCAGCACATGGAGTCGCTGCCGAATGTCCGGGCGATGTTCGATGAGATCCCCGAGATGGAGGTCATGGCCCAACACTCCGAGGGCGCCATCTACGCGCTGCCCGGCTACAAGCGCTTCTGGCCCGAGACGGTGACGCATCAGTACATCAACCAGGAGTGGCTGGACAATCTCGGCCTGGAGGTGCCCACCACCTGGGATGAGCTCTTCGACGTTCTGGTGGCCTTCAAGGAGGAGGACGCCAACGGTTCCGGCGACCCCCATGATGAGATCCCCATGGACTGGGCGCCCACCGGCTCGGGCGGTTTCGGGTACTTCCAGCCCACGGTGCTGATGGGCAGCCTGGGCTTGCCGCTCACCGGTGGCGGCGGTCCCGGCTACTTCGTCGAGGACGGTGAGGTCAAGAGCTTCCTCGTGGACGAGCGCTACCGCGAGGTCGTCGCCTTCCTGCATCGGTGTTACGCCGAGGGGCTGATCAGCGAAGAGGTCATGACCCAGGACTACTCCGCCTACCAGTCGGTGGGCCGTGGATCGGGCGACACGGCGCGGGTGGGGCTGAGCTGGGGCTGGACCGCCTCGGACCGCTTCGGTTCCCAGCTCGCTCCGCAGTACACCGCGATGGCGCCACTGCTGGCCGAGGAGGGTCAGGACGAGTCGGATCTCACCTGGACGTACGACTCGTATGGCGAGAACTTCCCGCAGAACCAGATCGTGATGTCCGCACAGAGCGGCAACGCCGAGGCCGCGTTGCGAGTGATCAATGCTTTCTATGACCAGGACATCTCGCTGCAGGTGCTCTGGGGCGACATGGGCACCAACATCGAGCAGATCGATGAGAACACCTACGAAGTCCTCCCACCGGCCGACGGCGAGACGGACCCTTCTTCGTGGAAGTGGACCACCACTCTGGCTGACAACGGCCCTACGTGGATCCGGGACGACATCGATGTGGAGATCCCGGTCGACCTCTCTGAAGCCGTAGAGGAGGCAGAACCTCTTGAGGGCGCGCTCGCCAATATGGACCTTGTCGCCGACGTCTTCCCCTGGCAGTTCATCACGCTCACCCCGGAGGATCAGACCGCGGTCGCCAATCGCGATGTCGACATCCTCGGGGTCGCGATGACCAACTGGGGTGTGTGGATCACCGGCGGTGGCATCGAGGAGGACTGGGACTCCTACATCCAGCAGGTCGAGAACTCCGGCTTGAACGAGAACATCGAGATCTACCAGCGCTACTACGACGAGTACGTCGCCGCCCTGGACTGAGCACCCACGTCAAGCAGGGGGGCCCGCCGTCACCTGGGCGGGCCCCTCTGAGCTCGAAGGAGAGCGCAGATGACCGTCGTTGACCGCAGGCCGAACGCCGAGGCACCTCCTCCGGGCCTGCCTGAGGAAAGTCCGTTGAAGCTGTCCACCAAAAGCACCAGCCTCTCCCGCCACTTCCGGACCAAGTGGCAGCTCTGGGTGATGGTGGCACCTGCCATCGGGTTCATTGGTCTCTTCATGTATGGGCCGATGTACGGCATCCAGCTGGCATTCAGGGAGTTCGACTTCGCTGCGGGCCTGGCCGGTGGTGAATGGGTCGGATTCAAGTACTTCCGGCAGTTCTTCGACAGCCCGCAGTTCTGGACGTTGATGCGGAACACGGTGGTGATCAGCGTCTCGACGCTGATCGTTGGCTTCATCGCACCGATCGTGCTGGCCCTGATCATCAACCAGATCCTCGGGCGCCGGAAGCGCCGATTCATGCAGACGGCCACCTACCTGCCGCACTTCATCTCCGTGGTGGTTGTCGTGGGCATGTTGCAGGTGTTTCTCTCGCCCAGCTCGGGCGTGCTCACGCGGTTTCTTCGGTTCATCGGGATCGACGGCGTCAACTTCCTCGGCGATGCCAGCGCCTTCGTTCCGGTTTACGTGATCTCGGAGGTCTGGCAGCACGCCGGTTGGAACAGCATCATCTATCTTGCTGCCCTCGCGGCCGTGAGTCCGCAGCTCTATGAGGCAGCGCGTATCGACGGTGCCGGAAAGCTTCAGATCGTCCGACACATCGATCTCCCGGCCCTGGTTCCCACCATGATCATCCTGTTCATCCTGAATATGGGCGGGGTGCTGGCCACTGGCTTCGAGAAGATCTTCCTCATGCAGAATCCCTTGAACCTCGGAGTCTCCGAGGTTATCGCCACCTATGTCTACAAGATCGGCATCGTGGGCAACCAGTTCAGCTACGGAACGGCAATCGGGCTGTTCAATACCCTGATCAATTTCACCTTCCTCGTGATCACGAATGAGATCGCCAAGAGGGTGTCGAACACGTCACTCTGGTGAGGCCTGATATGCGAACCTTCAGAAGATGGCGCCTCCGGAGTCCCGGAGATATCGCCTTCAGTGTCGGCCTGGCGATCGTGTCAGGACTGATAGTCTTTGCCGTGCTCTACCCCGTCTACTTCGTGGTGATCGCGTCGATCTCGAACCCCACACTCGTGGCCACGGGCCAGGTGGCCTTCATTCCGCAGGACATCAACTTCTTCGGATACCAGCAGATTCTCGAGGATTCACGTATCTGGCGCGGCTACCGCAACACCTTGGTGTACGCCACCGTGGGGACCGCACTGAACCTTTTCGTGACGATGCCGGCAGCCTTCGCGCTCTCGCGGCGCGAGTTTGCGCCCCGGAAGCTGCTGATGTTCTTCTTTGCCTTCACGATGTTCTTCAGTGGCGGACTGATCCCCACATATTTGCTCTACCGTGATCTGGGCCTGATCGATAATTGGCTGGTCTTCATTCTGCCCGGCGCGGTGAACGTCTACAACCTCATCATCGCACGTGCGTTCTTTGAGAACTCGCTCCCCGAGGAGCTGTTTGAAGCGTCAGTGATCGATGGGGCATCATATTTTCAGTTCTTCGTCCGGATCGCGCTGCCGTTGTCGATGGCCATCATCTCGGTGATCGGACTGTATTACCTGGTGCAGCACTGGAATGACTTCTTCACGGGGTTGATCTTCGTGCGGAACAACGAGATCCAGCCGCTGCAGATCGTGCTACGGGACATCCTGATCTCCAACCAGGCCTTCGCCGGGGGAGCGGGAGGATCAGGAGGGTCCGGTGGTGGTAGCTACGCCCAGCAGTTCGCCGACCAGATCAAGTACGGCGTCATCGTGGTGTCCACGCTGCCGGTCATCGTGCTGTACCCGTTCCTGCAACGCTTCTTCGAGAAGGGCGTCCTCATCGGCGCCGTGAAGGGCTGACGCATGAACACTGTGGTGAACTGGCACGTCCGCGCCGCCCGCCTGGCAACCCGCCTCTTCCTGCTCCATCTGCTCTGGCTGCTCTGGACGCTGCGCGGTGCGGTGGTGCTGGGCGTCTTCCCAGCGACCGCGGCAATGATCGCCGCGATCCGGCACGACGTCATGGCCGAGCACCGCGGCGAGGGCGATGACTACTCCATCAGGCCGTCGTGGTCGTTCTTCGCGGCCACGTGGAGGCGGGAGTTCGGTGCCGCCAATCGCCTCGGCTGGCTCCTCGCTGCCGGTTGGGCGGTACTGCTGCTCGACCGCCATCTCGTCGCGACCGTCGATCTTGGTCCGGTCAGCCCGTTCCTGGCCGGACTACTGTCGGTGCTGACCGGTATGGGCCTCGTGGTCACGGCCATGGCCTGGTGCCTGGCCGCCCACTTCGCGGAGCCGGCGCGGAGCACGATCCTCAGGTCGGTGAAGTTCACCCTGAGCCGCCCCGTGCACGCCGTCACGGCTTCCGGGGCGACTGCCGTGATCTGCGCCGTCTACTACGTCGTCCCCGGACTGGCGCCCGTTCTCGGCCTCGCTGCTCCCGCTTTTGTCTGCTTCCGGTGGCTCTGGCACACCGGTGTTCTTCCCGTGCCGCCGCCACGACGCCATGCGGAGGGCGCACCCATCGACACACCCACGGAGGTCCTGGCATGAGCACGCCATTCAGTACGGAACAGGGTCGCCTGGTCTGGCGCGGCGACGGCGAGACCCTCGTGGTCGAGCCCTGGGGAGCAGACAGTGCGCGAGTCCGGGCGGCGCTCGGGGAGGTTCACGAGGCGGACTGGGCGCTGCTCCCGCCACCGCACCAGGACGCCGCCACCATCGACCTCGGTGAGCTCTCACCGCACGGTGATGCCGAAGCCACCCTGACGAACGGGGGAGTGCGGGTAGTCCTGACGGCGCGTTCGCGCCACGATGCCCAGGCCGGCTACCTGAGGCACTTCTGCCATGTGAGTATCCAGGATGAGCACGGCGAGGTGCTGCTGGAGGAGGCGGGGGACGGCGGCGCGCTGAAGATCCGTGCCCGTGAGTACGAGTCGCTGCCGGGCGGGAGCTGGCGCACCACCCTGCGGCTGCGTTCCCCGCGCGACGAGAAGCTCTACGGCATGGGGCAGTACCAGCAGGAGATCGGGGACCTCAAGGGCTCGACCCTGGAGTTGGCGCACCGTAACTCCCAGGTGAGCGTGCCCTTTGTGATGTCCAGCCGCGGCTACGGTCTGCTCTGGCATACCCCGGCCGTGGGCCGTGCGACCTTCGGGATGAATCGCACCGAATGGGTGGCGGAGTCCGCCGTCCAGTTCGACTACTGGGTGACTGCCGCCGGCTCGCCGGCACAGGTCAGCCGCCGGTATGCCGAGGCCACCGGCCACGCGCCGATGATGCCCGAGTACGGCTTGGGCTTCTGGCAGTCCAAACTGCGCTACACCCACCAGGAGGAGCTCCTCGAGGTGGCGCGCGAGTATCGCCGTCGGGGCCTGCCCCTGGATGTGATCGTGGCCGACTTCTTCCACTGGCCACATCTCGGCGACTTCCGCTTCGACGAGGAATTCTGGCCGGATCCGGCAGCGATGGTGCGTGAGCTCCGCGAACTCGGGATCGAGCTCATGGTCTCGGTCTGGCCGCAGATCTCACCCGATTCGGAGAACTTCGCGCAGCTGAGCAGCCACGGCATGCTCGTCTCCTCCGACCGCGGAGTGGATGTGCAGATGGCCTTCGGTGGGCCGAGCCGGTTCCTGGATGTCACCAGCGCGGAGGCGCGTGAGTTTCTGTGGCAGAAGCTCACCGAGGGTTATGGCCGGCACGGTGTCCGGCTGTACTGGCTGGACGAGGCCGAGCCGGAGTATGCGCTCTACGACTACGCGGCCTACCGTACGTCCGCCGGGCCGGTGACTCAGGTGGGTGGGATCTACCCGCAGCACTTCTCGCGTGCCGTGGCCGAGGGGCTGCAGGCTCAGGGAGAACCCCCGCTCGCCCTGGTGCGATGCGCCTGGGCGGGCAGCCAGCGCTACGGGGCGCTGGTGTGGTCCGGGGACATCCCCTCCACCTGGGAAGCCCTGCGCCAGCAGCTCATCGCCGGGATCCATATGGGAGTCGCGGGTATCCCGTGGTTCACCACCGACATCGGGGGATTCGGCGGCGGGTGTCCCGAGGATCCGGCGTACCAGGAGCTGCTCGTGCGCTGGTTCCAACTCGGCACCTTCCTTCCGGTCATGCGGCTCCATGGCGATCGCGGGCCTGCACGCGAGGTCCGCGCCGCGGACGGCTCCCCGCGGATGCACAGCGGCGCGGCGAACGAGCCATGGAGCTTCGGCTCGGAGACGACTCCGGTCCTCGAGCGATACCTCCGGCTGCGCGAGCAGTTGCGCCCCTATCTGCGCGAGGTCATGACCGCGGCCCACCTCGACGGCCAGCCGGTGATGCGCGGGCTCTTCCATGAGTTCCCGGAGGACGCCCGCGCGTGGGAGATCATCGATCAGTTCATGCTGGGACCGGATCTGCTCGTCGCCCCGGTGCTCGGTGCCGGGGAGCGGAGCCGGCGGATCTACCTCCCCGCAGGTGCGCACTGGACCTCGGCCTTGACCGGTACCGTCCATGACGGTGGGCAGTGGATCGATGAAGCTGCCCCGATCGAGTCGATCCCCGTCTTCACTCGTGAGCACGCACTCCAGGAACTGACCGCCTCACTCGCCCCACAAGGAGCCCGATGACCGCGCCGCCGACCGCCGCCACCCTGGCTCCGGTCCCGCCCATGGGCTGGAACAGCTGGGACTGTTTCGGTACCACGGTGACCGAGGATGAGGTGCTCGCCAATGCCGAGGTCATGCGCACACGGCTGCTGCCCGCCGGCTGGGACCACGTCGTCGTCGATATCGACTGGTATGACCCCACCGCCCGTGCCCACGGCTATAACGACGACGCACCGGTGGTGCTCGATGACTACGGGCGCCAGTTGCCCGCAGCGGGCCGCTTCCCCTCCTCCCGCGATGGCTCGGGCTTCGCGAACCTCGCCCGCGCCGTGCACGAGAAAGGTCTGAAGTTCGGCATCCACATCGTTCGCGGCATTCCTCGCCGAGCCGTGGACCTGGACCTGCCGATCCTGGGCACGGAATGGACGGCAGCGGAGGTCGCGGATCGCTCGAACGTCTGCACCTGGCACCCTCACAATCTCGGCCTCAACCACGATCATCCCGGAGCGCAGGCCTACTACGACGCTCAGGTAGCCCAGTTCGCCGAGTGGGGTGTGGACTTCATCAAGGCGGACGACATGCAGGCGCCCTACTACCACCGGGAGATTGAGGCGTACGCACTGGCCATCGCCCGCAGCGGGCGGCCGATGACCCTGTCGCTCTCGCCCGGGACCCACCTCTCCACTCTGCACATCGACCACCTGCGCCGGCACGCGCAGATGTGGCGCATCTCGGACGATCTCTGGGACCGCTGGGAGGACGTGCATGCACAGTTCGCCCGCCTGGCCCGGTGGGCGCCCCTGCAGGGCAGTGGCGGCTGGGCCGATGCGGACATGCTTCCCCTGGGGCGGATCGGGCTGCGCGCCGAACGTGGCGAACCACGGAACTCCC contains:
- a CDS encoding carbohydrate ABC transporter permease, yielding MSGLIVFAVLYPVYFVVIASISNPTLVATGQVAFIPQDINFFGYQQILEDSRIWRGYRNTLVYATVGTALNLFVTMPAAFALSRREFAPRKLLMFFFAFTMFFSGGLIPTYLLYRDLGLIDNWLVFILPGAVNVYNLIIARAFFENSLPEELFEASVIDGASYFQFFVRIALPLSMAIISVIGLYYLVQHWNDFFTGLIFVRNNEIQPLQIVLRDILISNQAFAGGAGGSGGSGGGSYAQQFADQIKYGVIVVSTLPVIVLYPFLQRFFEKGVLIGAVKG
- a CDS encoding glycoside hydrolase family 31 protein, encoding MSTPFSTEQGRLVWRGDGETLVVEPWGADSARVRAALGEVHEADWALLPPPHQDAATIDLGELSPHGDAEATLTNGGVRVVLTARSRHDAQAGYLRHFCHVSIQDEHGEVLLEEAGDGGALKIRAREYESLPGGSWRTTLRLRSPRDEKLYGMGQYQQEIGDLKGSTLELAHRNSQVSVPFVMSSRGYGLLWHTPAVGRATFGMNRTEWVAESAVQFDYWVTAAGSPAQVSRRYAEATGHAPMMPEYGLGFWQSKLRYTHQEELLEVAREYRRRGLPLDVIVADFFHWPHLGDFRFDEEFWPDPAAMVRELRELGIELMVSVWPQISPDSENFAQLSSHGMLVSSDRGVDVQMAFGGPSRFLDVTSAEAREFLWQKLTEGYGRHGVRLYWLDEAEPEYALYDYAAYRTSAGPVTQVGGIYPQHFSRAVAEGLQAQGEPPLALVRCAWAGSQRYGALVWSGDIPSTWEALRQQLIAGIHMGVAGIPWFTTDIGGFGGGCPEDPAYQELLVRWFQLGTFLPVMRLHGDRGPAREVRAADGSPRMHSGAANEPWSFGSETTPVLERYLRLREQLRPYLREVMTAAHLDGQPVMRGLFHEFPEDARAWEIIDQFMLGPDLLVAPVLGAGERSRRIYLPAGAHWTSALTGTVHDGGQWIDEAAPIESIPVFTREHALQELTASLAPQGAR
- a CDS encoding extracellular solute-binding protein; this translates as MTGKPVRRAQSYVAAAAVLALGLAACSGNGGDDSGGGSGSGGDDVLNVLVLKHALTGPMEGMQWVSELEEQADVSIRWEEISADWDQAKSTMLAAGDIPDLIVGTNAITDSDLSTFTGLFEDLSQHMESLPNVRAMFDEIPEMEVMAQHSEGAIYALPGYKRFWPETVTHQYINQEWLDNLGLEVPTTWDELFDVLVAFKEEDANGSGDPHDEIPMDWAPTGSGGFGYFQPTVLMGSLGLPLTGGGGPGYFVEDGEVKSFLVDERYREVVAFLHRCYAEGLISEEVMTQDYSAYQSVGRGSGDTARVGLSWGWTASDRFGSQLAPQYTAMAPLLAEEGQDESDLTWTYDSYGENFPQNQIVMSAQSGNAEAALRVINAFYDQDISLQVLWGDMGTNIEQIDENTYEVLPPADGETDPSSWKWTTTLADNGPTWIRDDIDVEIPVDLSEAVEEAEPLEGALANMDLVADVFPWQFITLTPEDQTAVANRDVDILGVAMTNWGVWITGGGIEEDWDSYIQQVENSGLNENIEIYQRYYDEYVAALD
- a CDS encoding YesL family protein, with amino-acid sequence MNTVVNWHVRAARLATRLFLLHLLWLLWTLRGAVVLGVFPATAAMIAAIRHDVMAEHRGEGDDYSIRPSWSFFAATWRREFGAANRLGWLLAAGWAVLLLDRHLVATVDLGPVSPFLAGLLSVLTGMGLVVTAMAWCLAAHFAEPARSTILRSVKFTLSRPVHAVTASGATAVICAVYYVVPGLAPVLGLAAPAFVCFRWLWHTGVLPVPPPRRHAEGAPIDTPTEVLA
- a CDS encoding glycoside hydrolase family 27 protein; its protein translation is MTAPPTAATLAPVPPMGWNSWDCFGTTVTEDEVLANAEVMRTRLLPAGWDHVVVDIDWYDPTARAHGYNDDAPVVLDDYGRQLPAAGRFPSSRDGSGFANLARAVHEKGLKFGIHIVRGIPRRAVDLDLPILGTEWTAAEVADRSNVCTWHPHNLGLNHDHPGAQAYYDAQVAQFAEWGVDFIKADDMQAPYYHREIEAYALAIARSGRPMTLSLSPGTHLSTLHIDHLRRHAQMWRISDDLWDRWEDVHAQFARLARWAPLQGSGGWADADMLPLGRIGLRAERGEPRNSRLSGDEQRSLLSLWAMGRSPLMVGADLPSTEESTLGMLANPALREVTASTTGNAEVIREPHGDGEIIVWSARSSRQDRWYLAAFWTGESELTTPIALASVTGLPAMTHQQWNVSDLWEDGGEMTPLDLDRGHVSVRVPSHGVRWLALEPRG
- a CDS encoding ABC transporter permease, translating into MTVVDRRPNAEAPPPGLPEESPLKLSTKSTSLSRHFRTKWQLWVMVAPAIGFIGLFMYGPMYGIQLAFREFDFAAGLAGGEWVGFKYFRQFFDSPQFWTLMRNTVVISVSTLIVGFIAPIVLALIINQILGRRKRRFMQTATYLPHFISVVVVVGMLQVFLSPSSGVLTRFLRFIGIDGVNFLGDASAFVPVYVISEVWQHAGWNSIIYLAALAAVSPQLYEAARIDGAGKLQIVRHIDLPALVPTMIILFILNMGGVLATGFEKIFLMQNPLNLGVSEVIATYVYKIGIVGNQFSYGTAIGLFNTLINFTFLVITNEIAKRVSNTSLW
- a CDS encoding glycoside hydrolase family 127 protein, yielding MSRHEMASPPAGVSPTARQPVSVAPALPVGHHQLPAAHHSVDLRAVRLDPLGPLGGWQRKNADATIPHCIDQLEDSGVLDNFRRVIGESGAAYRGFVFADSDLYKVIEAVAWEIGRSGSDRWNPWLDEVIGLVARVQEPSGYVMTWIQGVHPEKKFAELEWTHEMYVLGHMVQAAIALDRVAGRSDLLELAQRFVDLIDRRFGPGREQGICGHPEIETALIELYRHTRERRYLELAERMIDLRGVGLLTVGGLGPRYFQDHAPVREARDATGHAVRQLYLNAGVTDLYLETGETALWEAMEAQWESAHHRKMYLTGAFGSRHRDEAFGDDYELPSDRAYAETCATIADIHWNWRMLLASGEARYAEMIEREVHNALAASVDASGTRFFYANPLQLRPDRQSEVNAPRERQGWYECACCPPNIARVLAQLGAYVASATRDGLALHLYAAGEIDLPDHLGHGVVRVETEYPATGTIRLTLEGETADGAVLMARIPSWSSWVRVNGDDVAADSDGYLRLPLADLTGGVTLDLDVTPRWTQAHHRIDAVRGCVALERGPVVYCVEQVDVPGASVDDLSIDLSRPLSPAEIDGTPALSFRASVHASGVVPYSPATASPSSQAEEVMVTAVPFSTWGNRQATAMRVWLPTT